A genomic segment from Neobacillus sp. YX16 encodes:
- the nuoI gene encoding NADH-quinone oxidoreductase subunit NuoI: MLGFTKGLKYTLKQLTKEKVTYNYPDEPLPLPDRFRGIQKFYPEKCIVCNQCMNICPTECINLTGKKHPDPTKKGKIIDTYDINFEICILCDLCTEVCPTEAIVMTNNFELASYSRDMLFKNLEWLDENDENVRQVNKP, translated from the coding sequence GTGCTTGGATTTACAAAAGGCTTGAAATATACCCTAAAACAGCTAACAAAAGAAAAGGTAACCTATAACTATCCAGATGAGCCGCTTCCGCTTCCGGACCGCTTCCGCGGGATTCAAAAGTTCTATCCGGAAAAGTGTATCGTGTGCAATCAATGCATGAACATTTGCCCGACAGAATGTATTAATTTAACGGGTAAAAAACATCCGGATCCGACGAAAAAAGGGAAAATCATTGATACCTATGATATCAATTTCGAGATTTGTATCCTATGTGACCTCTGTACGGAGGTTTGCCCAACCGAAGCGATTGTGATGACCAATAACTTTGAGTTAGCGTCCTACAGCCGTGATATGTTATTTAAAAACCTTGAATGGTTAGATGAGAACGACGAAAACGTACGGCAGGTGAATAAACCATGA